A section of the Epinephelus moara isolate mb chromosome 3, YSFRI_EMoa_1.0, whole genome shotgun sequence genome encodes:
- the ube2b gene encoding ubiquitin-conjugating enzyme E2 B produces MSTPARRRLMRDFKRLQEDPPTGVSGAPSENNIMLWNAVIFGPVGTPFEDGTFKLLIEFSEEYPNKPPTVRFVSRMFHPNVYADGSICLDILQNRWSPTYDVSSILTSIQSLLDEPNPNSPANSQAAQLYQENKREYEKRVTAIVEQSWVDV; encoded by the exons ATGTCGACCCCGGCAAGGAGACGGCTTATGAGAGATTTTAAAAG ACTTCAAGAAGATCCTCCCACCGGTGTGAGTGGAGCACCATCAGAGAACAACATCATGCTTTGGAACGCAGTTATTTTTGG GCCTGTGGGAACACCGTTTGAAGACG gaaCATTTAAGCTGCTGATAGAGTTTTCAGAGGAGTACCCAAACAAGCCTCCCACAGTTCGGTTTGTCTCCAGAATGTTTCACCCAAATG TTTACGCAGATGGCAGTATATGTTTAGACATCCTTCAGAACCGCTGGAGCCCCACATACGATGTGTCGTCCATACTCACTTCCATCcag TCGTTGCTGGATGAGCCAAACCCCAACAGCCCGGCCAACAGTCAGGCGGCACAGCTCTATCAGGAAAACAAGAGGGAGTACGAGAAGAGGGTGACGGCCATCGTGGAGCAGAGCTGGGTGGACGTCTGA